In one window of Arachis ipaensis cultivar K30076 chromosome B06, Araip1.1, whole genome shotgun sequence DNA:
- the LOC107647619 gene encoding inositol transporter 1-like has protein sequence MCVSIKAGSSDYLEKHPERRISFSQNFYIIGVTFAAGIGGLLFGYDTGVISGALLYIKDDFEVVKNSSFLQELIVAMALIGAIFGAAIGGYINDSLGRKAATIVADICFAVGSLLIAVAPNPTLIIVGRFFVGLGVGFASVTAPMYIAEVSPSEIRGGLVSVNCLMITTGQFLSFVINYGLTRVPGTWRWMLGIAGTPAVIQLVLMVFLPESPRCLYLKNRKEEATNVLSKIYPSPRLEDEIDILEAHMEQEQKDKVKVKYSDVFKLKEIRVAFICGAGLQAFQQLTGISVIMYYSPTIIQLAGFKSNESALFLSLIVSAINAGGTIIGIYLIDIVGRKKLTLSSLIGVVGSLILLSASCYVRGHGNPSLVYGWLAVAGLALYIIFFAPGMGPVPWALNTEIYPEEFRGICGGMSATINWVGSVIMSISFLSFVDAIGLGESFMILLAIACVAIIFVIFYMPETKGLTFEEVSNIWKEKAYGKDKNIESMVETAST, from the exons ATGTGCGTGTCGATTAAAGCAGGAAGCTCTGATTATTTGGAGAAACATCCAGAGCGTAGAATATCATTTTCCCAAAATTTTTACATTATTGGAGTTACTTTTGCGGCTGGTATTGGTGGCCTTCTATTTGGTTATGATACTG GTGTGATATCTGGCGCTCTCTTGTACATAAAAGATGATTTTGAAGTTGTAAAGAACAGTAGTTTTCTTCAG GAACTAATAGTTGCCATGGCCTTAATTGGTGCAATTTTCGGTGCCGCCATTGGTGGTTACATTAATGATTCTTTAGGGCGTAAGGCTGCCACTATTGTGGCAGATATTTGTTTCGCAGTAGGATCACTCTTGATCGCCGTCGCACCAAATCCCACACTTATCATAGTTGGCCGGTTTTTTGTTGGCCTAGGTGTAGGTTTCGCCTCTGTTACTGCTCCTATGTATATCGCAGAAGTATCACCGTCTGAAATAAGAGGTGGATTAGTTAGTGTCAATTGTCTTATGATCACAACTGGCCAATTTCTTTCCTTTGTCATCAATTATGGTTTGACTAGA GTTCCTGGAACATGGCGTTGGATGCTTGGAATTGCAGGTACACCAGCTGTTATTCAGTTGGTTCTTATGGTCTTTCTTCCTGAGTCCCCCAGATGTCTATATTTGAAG AATAGGAAGGAGGAGGCCACCAATGTTCTTTCTAAGATATACCCATCTCCTCGGTTGGAGGACGAAATAGATATTCTTGAAGCTCACATGGAGCAAGAACAAAAGGataaggtcaaagttaaatacaGTGATGTATTTAAGTTGAAAGAAATCAGAGTTGCATTCATATGTGGCGCTGGACTTCAAGCATTCCAACAACTTACCGGTATTAGTGTTATAATGTACTATAGCCCAACAATCATTCAATTGGCTGGCTTCAAATCAAACGAATCGGCTTTGTTCTTATCCCTCATTGTTTCTGCAATTAATGCCGGTGGCACAATTATTGGCATTTACCTTATTGACATTGTAGGGCGAAAGAAGCTTACACTTAGTAGCTTAATAGGTGTGGTTGGATCATTAATCCTACTATCTGCTTCATGTTATGTTAGAGGACATGGCAACCCGAGTTTAGTTTATGGATGGCTTGCTGTTGCGGGTTTGGCTTTGTATATTATATTCTTTGCACCTGGAATGGGTCCTGTTCCTTGGGCTCTGAACACAGAGATATATCCTGAAGAGTTTAGAGGAATATGTGGTGGCATGTCTGCAACAATTAATTGGGTTGGTAGTGTCATCATGTCTATTAGCTTCCTTTCTTTTGTGGATGCTATTGGGCTTGGTGAGAGTTTTATGATTCTTTTGGCTATTGCTTGTGTTGCgataatttttgtgattttctaTATGCCAGAGACAAAAGGATTGACTTTTGAAGAAGTTTCAAATATTTGGAAAGAGAAAGCCTATGGAAAAGATAAAAACATAGAGAGCATGGTTGAGACAGCAAGTACATGA